A window of Brevinema andersonii contains these coding sequences:
- a CDS encoding orotidine 5'-phosphate decarboxylase / HUMPS family protein encodes MFLDLKFHDIPNTTAVTRFTSHLQNVDMFNVHASGCSAMIQVAASAKQNHQILLAVTVLTSLNDDITQLFSTNMNSAELALTLAENFLTITNNSHAQIIFRSSLMNNQALETARILLNTKAVKLNVQHPFTFTSGIKSPIYCDNRYLLGFPEERDKIIDYFCSLTPILDTEVIVGTATAGIAWAAIIADRLKNLLLTSVQKKTTRSRENYRRS; translated from the coding sequence ATTTTCTTAGACTTGAAATTTCATGATATTCCTAATACCACAGCAGTAACCCGTTTTACTTCACACCTACAAAATGTAGATATGTTCAATGTTCATGCTAGTGGATGCAGTGCTATGATCCAAGTAGCTGCCTCTGCTAAGCAGAATCATCAAATACTCTTAGCAGTCACTGTTCTTACTTCATTAAATGATGATATTACTCAACTGTTCAGCACAAACATGAACTCAGCAGAATTAGCACTTACATTGGCGGAGAACTTTCTTACCATAACAAACAATTCTCACGCTCAAATTATATTCAGGAGCTCACTTATGAATAACCAAGCCTTGGAAACAGCCCGAATACTTCTCAATACAAAAGCGGTAAAACTCAATGTGCAGCATCCCTTCACCTTTACCTCAGGAATTAAAAGCCCAATCTATTGCGACAATCGTTATCTTTTAGGATTTCCCGAAGAACGGGACAAAATTATTGATTATTTTTGTTCGCTAACACCCATTCTAGATACAGAAGTCATTGTCGGTACAGCAACAGCCGGTATTGCTTGGGCAGCTATTATTGCAGACCGCTTAAAAAACCTGCTGCTTACGTCCGTGCAGAAAAAAACAACACGGAGCCGGGAAAACTATAGAAGGAGCTGA